A window of the Hypomesus transpacificus isolate Combined female chromosome 8, fHypTra1, whole genome shotgun sequence genome harbors these coding sequences:
- the LOC124470298 gene encoding WD repeat-containing protein 48-like isoform X3, giving the protein MRSETCSGGMCNNGAQKGGFVHLDGVLLCWSWQPFKHDVKLSTCKMATHHRQNSAGRRKVQVSYVIRDEVEKYNRNGVNALQLDPTLNRLFTAGRDSIIRIWSVNQHKQDPYIASMEHHTDWVNDIVLCCNGKTLISASSDTTVKVWNAHKGFCMSTLRTHKDYVKALAYARDKELVASAGLDRQIFLWDVNTLTALTASNNTVTTSSLSGNKDSIYSLSMNQMGTVIVSGSTEKVLRVWDPRTCAKLVKLKGHTDNVKSLVLSRDGMQCLSGSSDGTIRLWSLGQQRCIATYRVHDEGVWVLQANEAFTHVYSGGRDRKVYCTDLRSPDIRLLICEEKAPVLKMELDRSADPPSSIWVSTTKSTVNKWSLKGIHNFRASGDYDNDCSTPLTPLCTQPEMVIKGGASIIQCHILNDKRHILTKDTNNNVAYWDVLKACKLEDLGKMEFDEEIKRKFKMVYVPNWFSVDLKTGMLTITLDESDCFAAWVSARDAGFSSPDASDPKLNLGGLLLQALLEYWPRTHMNPLDEDADMNHMNGEHESRIQRGNGHFQVPPHTPVIFGEAGGRTLFRLLCRDSGGETESMLLNETVPQWVIDITVDKNMPKFNKIPFYLQPHFSSGAKTLKKDRLSASDMLQVRKVIEHVYEKIINLDSESQTGTLASEKPSEAKEEEDVSIMAEEKIELLCQDQLLVPNMDLRTVKHFIWKSGGDLTLHYRQKST; this is encoded by the exons AAACATGCTCTGGTGGAATGTGCAACAACGGTGCTCAGAAAGGGGGTTTTGTACACCTCGACGGGGTTCTACTGTGTTGGAGCTGGCAACCGTTCAAACATGACGTCAAGCTGTCAACATGCAAGATGGCGACACATCACAGACAGAATTCTGCTGGGCGGAGAAAAGTCCAG GTGTCATATGTAATCAGGGATGAGGTGGAGAAGTATAACCGCAATGGGGTGAATGCTCTGCAGCTAGACCCCACCCTCAACCGCCTCTTCACTGCCGGCAGGGACTCAATAATCAGGATATGGAGTGTCAACCAGCACAAG CAGGACCCGTACATTGCCTCCATGGAGCACCACACAGACTGGGTCAACGACATTGTCCTCTGCTGCAATGGAAAGACAT taatATCTGCCTCCTCTGACACCACAGTCAAGGTGTGGAATGCCCATAAGGGCTTCTGCATGtccacactgagaacacacaag gactaTGTGAAAGCCCTAGCTTATGCCAGAGATAAGGAGCTGGTGGCTTCGGCAGGGCTGGACAGACAGATCTTCCTGTGGGATGTCAACACTTTGACCGCCCTCACAGCCTCCAACAACACTGTAACTA CATCCTCTCTGAGTGGCAACAAGGACTCCATCTACAGTTTGTCCATGAACCAGATGGGCACTGTCATCGTGTCGGGTTCCACTGAGAAG GTCCTGAGAGTGTGGGACCCCAGGACGTGTGCCAAGTTGGTGAAGCTGAAGGGACACACAGACAACGTGAAGTCTTTGGTGCTCAGTAGAGACGGGATGCAG TGTCTATCCGGCAGCTCCGACGGGACCATCCGTCTGTGGTCGCTAGGGCAACAGCGATGCATTGCCACCTACCGCGTTCACGATGAGGGTGTGTGGGTTCTGCAGGCCAACGAGGCCTTTACCCACGTGTACTCTGGGGGGCGAGACAGGAAGGTGTACTGCACAGACCTGCGAAGCCCCGACATCCGCCTGCTGATCTGTGAGGAGAAGGCCCCTGTTCTCAAG ATGGAGCTGGACAGGTCAGCTGACCCCCCCAGTAGCATCTGGGTCTCCACCACCAAGTCCACCGTCAACAAATGG TCTCTGAAGGGCATCCACAACTTCCGGGCGTCGGGAGATTATGACAACGACTGTAGCACTCCCCTAACTCCCCTTTGTACTCAGCCTGAAATGGTCATAAAAG GTGGAGCTAGCATCATTCAGTGCCACATCCTCAATGACAAGAGGCACATCTTGACCAAAGACACCAACAACAACGTGGCCTATTGGGATGTTCTCAAG GCCTGTAAGCTGGAGGATCTGGGGAAGATGGAGTTTGATGAGGAAATCAAGCGGAAGTTTAAAATGGTCTATGTTCCTAACTGGTTCTCTGTGGACCTGAAGACAGGG aTGCTGACCATCACACTGGATGAGAGCGACTGCTTTGCTGCCTGGGTGTCAGCCAGGGACGCAGGGTTCTCCAGCCCCGATGCGTCAGACCCCAAGT TAAACCTGGGAGGCCTCCTGCTCCAGGCCCTGCTGGAGTACtggccacgcacacacatgaaccCCCTGGACGAGGATGCGGACATGAACCaca tgaaTGGGGAACACGAAAGCAGGATACAGAGGGGAAACGGCCACTTTCAGGTTCCTCCTCACACTCCCGTCATCTTTGGAGAAGCAGGAGGAAGGACTCTGTTcag gCTGTTGTGTCGAGACTCGGGGGGTGAGACAGAGTCGATGCTGCTCAACGAGACAGTGCCTCAGTGGGTCATCGACATCACTGTGGAC aaaAACATGCCCAAGTTCAACAAGATCCCCTTCTATCTCCAACCTCACTTCTCATCTGGAGCCAAAACCCTGAAGAA GGATCGGTTGTCAGCCAGCGACATGCTGCAGGTGAGGAAGGTGATAGAGCATGTATATGAGAAGATCATCAACCTGGACAGTGAATCGCAGACGGGCACCTTGGCCAGTGAGAAGCCCAGCGAGgccaaggaggaagaggatgtgtCCATAATGGCAGAGGAAAAGATTGAGCTGCTCTGTCAGGACCAG CTGCTGGTTCCGAATATGGACCTGAGAACCGTGAAGCACTTCATCTGGAAGAGTGGAGGAGACCTCACTCTTCACTACAGACAGAAGTCTACATGA
- the LOC124470298 gene encoding WD repeat-containing protein 48-like isoform X1 encodes MRSETCSGGMCNNGAQKGGFVHLDGVLLCWSWQPFKHDVKLSTCKMATHHRQNSAGRRKVQRSSDVRRDAASRPLNLKRNCCLASQRQRIVFCLSVKSAVLQSLALKVSYVIRDEVEKYNRNGVNALQLDPTLNRLFTAGRDSIIRIWSVNQHKQDPYIASMEHHTDWVNDIVLCCNGKTLISASSDTTVKVWNAHKGFCMSTLRTHKDYVKALAYARDKELVASAGLDRQIFLWDVNTLTALTASNNTVTTSSLSGNKDSIYSLSMNQMGTVIVSGSTEKVLRVWDPRTCAKLVKLKGHTDNVKSLVLSRDGMQCLSGSSDGTIRLWSLGQQRCIATYRVHDEGVWVLQANEAFTHVYSGGRDRKVYCTDLRSPDIRLLICEEKAPVLKMELDRSADPPSSIWVSTTKSTVNKWSLKGIHNFRASGDYDNDCSTPLTPLCTQPEMVIKGGASIIQCHILNDKRHILTKDTNNNVAYWDVLKACKLEDLGKMEFDEEIKRKFKMVYVPNWFSVDLKTGMLTITLDESDCFAAWVSARDAGFSSPDASDPKLNLGGLLLQALLEYWPRTHMNPLDEDADMNHMNGEHESRIQRGNGHFQVPPHTPVIFGEAGGRTLFRLLCRDSGGETESMLLNETVPQWVIDITVDKNMPKFNKIPFYLQPHFSSGAKTLKKDRLSASDMLQVRKVIEHVYEKIINLDSESQTGTLASEKPSEAKEEEDVSIMAEEKIELLCQDQLLVPNMDLRTVKHFIWKSGGDLTLHYRQKST; translated from the exons AAACATGCTCTGGTGGAATGTGCAACAACGGTGCTCAGAAAGGGGGTTTTGTACACCTCGACGGGGTTCTACTGTGTTGGAGCTGGCAACCGTTCAAACATGACGTCAAGCTGTCAACATGCAAGATGGCGACACATCACAGACAGAATTCTGCTGGGCGGAGAAAAGTCCAG AGATCTTCCGACGTCAGAAGGGATGCCGCCTCACGCCCCCTTAATCTGAAAAGGAACTGCTGTCTGGCCAGTCAGCGTCAGAGGATTGTGTTTTGCTTGTCTGTCAAGAGTGCAGTTCTACAATCATTAGCCTTGAAG GTGTCATATGTAATCAGGGATGAGGTGGAGAAGTATAACCGCAATGGGGTGAATGCTCTGCAGCTAGACCCCACCCTCAACCGCCTCTTCACTGCCGGCAGGGACTCAATAATCAGGATATGGAGTGTCAACCAGCACAAG CAGGACCCGTACATTGCCTCCATGGAGCACCACACAGACTGGGTCAACGACATTGTCCTCTGCTGCAATGGAAAGACAT taatATCTGCCTCCTCTGACACCACAGTCAAGGTGTGGAATGCCCATAAGGGCTTCTGCATGtccacactgagaacacacaag gactaTGTGAAAGCCCTAGCTTATGCCAGAGATAAGGAGCTGGTGGCTTCGGCAGGGCTGGACAGACAGATCTTCCTGTGGGATGTCAACACTTTGACCGCCCTCACAGCCTCCAACAACACTGTAACTA CATCCTCTCTGAGTGGCAACAAGGACTCCATCTACAGTTTGTCCATGAACCAGATGGGCACTGTCATCGTGTCGGGTTCCACTGAGAAG GTCCTGAGAGTGTGGGACCCCAGGACGTGTGCCAAGTTGGTGAAGCTGAAGGGACACACAGACAACGTGAAGTCTTTGGTGCTCAGTAGAGACGGGATGCAG TGTCTATCCGGCAGCTCCGACGGGACCATCCGTCTGTGGTCGCTAGGGCAACAGCGATGCATTGCCACCTACCGCGTTCACGATGAGGGTGTGTGGGTTCTGCAGGCCAACGAGGCCTTTACCCACGTGTACTCTGGGGGGCGAGACAGGAAGGTGTACTGCACAGACCTGCGAAGCCCCGACATCCGCCTGCTGATCTGTGAGGAGAAGGCCCCTGTTCTCAAG ATGGAGCTGGACAGGTCAGCTGACCCCCCCAGTAGCATCTGGGTCTCCACCACCAAGTCCACCGTCAACAAATGG TCTCTGAAGGGCATCCACAACTTCCGGGCGTCGGGAGATTATGACAACGACTGTAGCACTCCCCTAACTCCCCTTTGTACTCAGCCTGAAATGGTCATAAAAG GTGGAGCTAGCATCATTCAGTGCCACATCCTCAATGACAAGAGGCACATCTTGACCAAAGACACCAACAACAACGTGGCCTATTGGGATGTTCTCAAG GCCTGTAAGCTGGAGGATCTGGGGAAGATGGAGTTTGATGAGGAAATCAAGCGGAAGTTTAAAATGGTCTATGTTCCTAACTGGTTCTCTGTGGACCTGAAGACAGGG aTGCTGACCATCACACTGGATGAGAGCGACTGCTTTGCTGCCTGGGTGTCAGCCAGGGACGCAGGGTTCTCCAGCCCCGATGCGTCAGACCCCAAGT TAAACCTGGGAGGCCTCCTGCTCCAGGCCCTGCTGGAGTACtggccacgcacacacatgaaccCCCTGGACGAGGATGCGGACATGAACCaca tgaaTGGGGAACACGAAAGCAGGATACAGAGGGGAAACGGCCACTTTCAGGTTCCTCCTCACACTCCCGTCATCTTTGGAGAAGCAGGAGGAAGGACTCTGTTcag gCTGTTGTGTCGAGACTCGGGGGGTGAGACAGAGTCGATGCTGCTCAACGAGACAGTGCCTCAGTGGGTCATCGACATCACTGTGGAC aaaAACATGCCCAAGTTCAACAAGATCCCCTTCTATCTCCAACCTCACTTCTCATCTGGAGCCAAAACCCTGAAGAA GGATCGGTTGTCAGCCAGCGACATGCTGCAGGTGAGGAAGGTGATAGAGCATGTATATGAGAAGATCATCAACCTGGACAGTGAATCGCAGACGGGCACCTTGGCCAGTGAGAAGCCCAGCGAGgccaaggaggaagaggatgtgtCCATAATGGCAGAGGAAAAGATTGAGCTGCTCTGTCAGGACCAG CTGCTGGTTCCGAATATGGACCTGAGAACCGTGAAGCACTTCATCTGGAAGAGTGGAGGAGACCTCACTCTTCACTACAGACAGAAGTCTACATGA
- the LOC124470298 gene encoding WD repeat-containing protein 48-like isoform X5 — translation MNQMGTVIVSGSTEKVLRVWDPRTCAKLVKLKGHTDNVKSLVLSRDGMQCLSGSSDGTIRLWSLGQQRCIATYRVHDEGVWVLQANEAFTHVYSGGRDRKVYCTDLRSPDIRLLICEEKAPVLKMELDRSADPPSSIWVSTTKSTVNKWSLKGIHNFRASGDYDNDCSTPLTPLCTQPEMVIKGGASIIQCHILNDKRHILTKDTNNNVAYWDVLKACKLEDLGKMEFDEEIKRKFKMVYVPNWFSVDLKTGMLTITLDESDCFAAWVSARDAGFSSPDASDPKLNLGGLLLQALLEYWPRTHMNPLDEDADMNHMNGEHESRIQRGNGHFQVPPHTPVIFGEAGGRTLFRLLCRDSGGETESMLLNETVPQWVIDITVDKNMPKFNKIPFYLQPHFSSGAKTLKKDRLSASDMLQVRKVIEHVYEKIINLDSESQTGTLASEKPSEAKEEEDVSIMAEEKIELLCQDQLLVPNMDLRTVKHFIWKSGGDLTLHYRQKST, via the exons ATGAACCAGATGGGCACTGTCATCGTGTCGGGTTCCACTGAGAAG GTCCTGAGAGTGTGGGACCCCAGGACGTGTGCCAAGTTGGTGAAGCTGAAGGGACACACAGACAACGTGAAGTCTTTGGTGCTCAGTAGAGACGGGATGCAG TGTCTATCCGGCAGCTCCGACGGGACCATCCGTCTGTGGTCGCTAGGGCAACAGCGATGCATTGCCACCTACCGCGTTCACGATGAGGGTGTGTGGGTTCTGCAGGCCAACGAGGCCTTTACCCACGTGTACTCTGGGGGGCGAGACAGGAAGGTGTACTGCACAGACCTGCGAAGCCCCGACATCCGCCTGCTGATCTGTGAGGAGAAGGCCCCTGTTCTCAAG ATGGAGCTGGACAGGTCAGCTGACCCCCCCAGTAGCATCTGGGTCTCCACCACCAAGTCCACCGTCAACAAATGG TCTCTGAAGGGCATCCACAACTTCCGGGCGTCGGGAGATTATGACAACGACTGTAGCACTCCCCTAACTCCCCTTTGTACTCAGCCTGAAATGGTCATAAAAG GTGGAGCTAGCATCATTCAGTGCCACATCCTCAATGACAAGAGGCACATCTTGACCAAAGACACCAACAACAACGTGGCCTATTGGGATGTTCTCAAG GCCTGTAAGCTGGAGGATCTGGGGAAGATGGAGTTTGATGAGGAAATCAAGCGGAAGTTTAAAATGGTCTATGTTCCTAACTGGTTCTCTGTGGACCTGAAGACAGGG aTGCTGACCATCACACTGGATGAGAGCGACTGCTTTGCTGCCTGGGTGTCAGCCAGGGACGCAGGGTTCTCCAGCCCCGATGCGTCAGACCCCAAGT TAAACCTGGGAGGCCTCCTGCTCCAGGCCCTGCTGGAGTACtggccacgcacacacatgaaccCCCTGGACGAGGATGCGGACATGAACCaca tgaaTGGGGAACACGAAAGCAGGATACAGAGGGGAAACGGCCACTTTCAGGTTCCTCCTCACACTCCCGTCATCTTTGGAGAAGCAGGAGGAAGGACTCTGTTcag gCTGTTGTGTCGAGACTCGGGGGGTGAGACAGAGTCGATGCTGCTCAACGAGACAGTGCCTCAGTGGGTCATCGACATCACTGTGGAC aaaAACATGCCCAAGTTCAACAAGATCCCCTTCTATCTCCAACCTCACTTCTCATCTGGAGCCAAAACCCTGAAGAA GGATCGGTTGTCAGCCAGCGACATGCTGCAGGTGAGGAAGGTGATAGAGCATGTATATGAGAAGATCATCAACCTGGACAGTGAATCGCAGACGGGCACCTTGGCCAGTGAGAAGCCCAGCGAGgccaaggaggaagaggatgtgtCCATAATGGCAGAGGAAAAGATTGAGCTGCTCTGTCAGGACCAG CTGCTGGTTCCGAATATGGACCTGAGAACCGTGAAGCACTTCATCTGGAAGAGTGGAGGAGACCTCACTCTTCACTACAGACAGAAGTCTACATGA
- the LOC124470298 gene encoding WD repeat-containing protein 48-like isoform X4: protein MRSETCSGGMCNNGAQKGGFVHLDGVLLCWSWQPFKHDVKLSTCKMATHHRQNSAGRRKVQVSYVIRDEVEKYNRNGVNALQLDPTLNRLFTAGRDSIIRIWSVNQHKDPYIASMEHHTDWVNDIVLCCNGKTLISASSDTTVKVWNAHKGFCMSTLRTHKDYVKALAYARDKELVASAGLDRQIFLWDVNTLTALTASNNTVTTSSLSGNKDSIYSLSMNQMGTVIVSGSTEKVLRVWDPRTCAKLVKLKGHTDNVKSLVLSRDGMQCLSGSSDGTIRLWSLGQQRCIATYRVHDEGVWVLQANEAFTHVYSGGRDRKVYCTDLRSPDIRLLICEEKAPVLKMELDRSADPPSSIWVSTTKSTVNKWSLKGIHNFRASGDYDNDCSTPLTPLCTQPEMVIKGGASIIQCHILNDKRHILTKDTNNNVAYWDVLKACKLEDLGKMEFDEEIKRKFKMVYVPNWFSVDLKTGMLTITLDESDCFAAWVSARDAGFSSPDASDPKLNLGGLLLQALLEYWPRTHMNPLDEDADMNHMNGEHESRIQRGNGHFQVPPHTPVIFGEAGGRTLFRLLCRDSGGETESMLLNETVPQWVIDITVDKNMPKFNKIPFYLQPHFSSGAKTLKKDRLSASDMLQVRKVIEHVYEKIINLDSESQTGTLASEKPSEAKEEEDVSIMAEEKIELLCQDQLLVPNMDLRTVKHFIWKSGGDLTLHYRQKST from the exons AAACATGCTCTGGTGGAATGTGCAACAACGGTGCTCAGAAAGGGGGTTTTGTACACCTCGACGGGGTTCTACTGTGTTGGAGCTGGCAACCGTTCAAACATGACGTCAAGCTGTCAACATGCAAGATGGCGACACATCACAGACAGAATTCTGCTGGGCGGAGAAAAGTCCAG GTGTCATATGTAATCAGGGATGAGGTGGAGAAGTATAACCGCAATGGGGTGAATGCTCTGCAGCTAGACCCCACCCTCAACCGCCTCTTCACTGCCGGCAGGGACTCAATAATCAGGATATGGAGTGTCAACCAGCACAAG GACCCGTACATTGCCTCCATGGAGCACCACACAGACTGGGTCAACGACATTGTCCTCTGCTGCAATGGAAAGACAT taatATCTGCCTCCTCTGACACCACAGTCAAGGTGTGGAATGCCCATAAGGGCTTCTGCATGtccacactgagaacacacaag gactaTGTGAAAGCCCTAGCTTATGCCAGAGATAAGGAGCTGGTGGCTTCGGCAGGGCTGGACAGACAGATCTTCCTGTGGGATGTCAACACTTTGACCGCCCTCACAGCCTCCAACAACACTGTAACTA CATCCTCTCTGAGTGGCAACAAGGACTCCATCTACAGTTTGTCCATGAACCAGATGGGCACTGTCATCGTGTCGGGTTCCACTGAGAAG GTCCTGAGAGTGTGGGACCCCAGGACGTGTGCCAAGTTGGTGAAGCTGAAGGGACACACAGACAACGTGAAGTCTTTGGTGCTCAGTAGAGACGGGATGCAG TGTCTATCCGGCAGCTCCGACGGGACCATCCGTCTGTGGTCGCTAGGGCAACAGCGATGCATTGCCACCTACCGCGTTCACGATGAGGGTGTGTGGGTTCTGCAGGCCAACGAGGCCTTTACCCACGTGTACTCTGGGGGGCGAGACAGGAAGGTGTACTGCACAGACCTGCGAAGCCCCGACATCCGCCTGCTGATCTGTGAGGAGAAGGCCCCTGTTCTCAAG ATGGAGCTGGACAGGTCAGCTGACCCCCCCAGTAGCATCTGGGTCTCCACCACCAAGTCCACCGTCAACAAATGG TCTCTGAAGGGCATCCACAACTTCCGGGCGTCGGGAGATTATGACAACGACTGTAGCACTCCCCTAACTCCCCTTTGTACTCAGCCTGAAATGGTCATAAAAG GTGGAGCTAGCATCATTCAGTGCCACATCCTCAATGACAAGAGGCACATCTTGACCAAAGACACCAACAACAACGTGGCCTATTGGGATGTTCTCAAG GCCTGTAAGCTGGAGGATCTGGGGAAGATGGAGTTTGATGAGGAAATCAAGCGGAAGTTTAAAATGGTCTATGTTCCTAACTGGTTCTCTGTGGACCTGAAGACAGGG aTGCTGACCATCACACTGGATGAGAGCGACTGCTTTGCTGCCTGGGTGTCAGCCAGGGACGCAGGGTTCTCCAGCCCCGATGCGTCAGACCCCAAGT TAAACCTGGGAGGCCTCCTGCTCCAGGCCCTGCTGGAGTACtggccacgcacacacatgaaccCCCTGGACGAGGATGCGGACATGAACCaca tgaaTGGGGAACACGAAAGCAGGATACAGAGGGGAAACGGCCACTTTCAGGTTCCTCCTCACACTCCCGTCATCTTTGGAGAAGCAGGAGGAAGGACTCTGTTcag gCTGTTGTGTCGAGACTCGGGGGGTGAGACAGAGTCGATGCTGCTCAACGAGACAGTGCCTCAGTGGGTCATCGACATCACTGTGGAC aaaAACATGCCCAAGTTCAACAAGATCCCCTTCTATCTCCAACCTCACTTCTCATCTGGAGCCAAAACCCTGAAGAA GGATCGGTTGTCAGCCAGCGACATGCTGCAGGTGAGGAAGGTGATAGAGCATGTATATGAGAAGATCATCAACCTGGACAGTGAATCGCAGACGGGCACCTTGGCCAGTGAGAAGCCCAGCGAGgccaaggaggaagaggatgtgtCCATAATGGCAGAGGAAAAGATTGAGCTGCTCTGTCAGGACCAG CTGCTGGTTCCGAATATGGACCTGAGAACCGTGAAGCACTTCATCTGGAAGAGTGGAGGAGACCTCACTCTTCACTACAGACAGAAGTCTACATGA
- the LOC124470298 gene encoding WD repeat-containing protein 48-like isoform X2: MRSETCSGGMCNNGAQKGGFVHLDGVLLCWSWQPFKHDVKLSTCKMATHHRQNSAGRRKVQRSSDVRRDAASRPLNLKRNCCLASQRQRIVFCLSVKSAVLQSLALKVSYVIRDEVEKYNRNGVNALQLDPTLNRLFTAGRDSIIRIWSVNQHKDPYIASMEHHTDWVNDIVLCCNGKTLISASSDTTVKVWNAHKGFCMSTLRTHKDYVKALAYARDKELVASAGLDRQIFLWDVNTLTALTASNNTVTTSSLSGNKDSIYSLSMNQMGTVIVSGSTEKVLRVWDPRTCAKLVKLKGHTDNVKSLVLSRDGMQCLSGSSDGTIRLWSLGQQRCIATYRVHDEGVWVLQANEAFTHVYSGGRDRKVYCTDLRSPDIRLLICEEKAPVLKMELDRSADPPSSIWVSTTKSTVNKWSLKGIHNFRASGDYDNDCSTPLTPLCTQPEMVIKGGASIIQCHILNDKRHILTKDTNNNVAYWDVLKACKLEDLGKMEFDEEIKRKFKMVYVPNWFSVDLKTGMLTITLDESDCFAAWVSARDAGFSSPDASDPKLNLGGLLLQALLEYWPRTHMNPLDEDADMNHMNGEHESRIQRGNGHFQVPPHTPVIFGEAGGRTLFRLLCRDSGGETESMLLNETVPQWVIDITVDKNMPKFNKIPFYLQPHFSSGAKTLKKDRLSASDMLQVRKVIEHVYEKIINLDSESQTGTLASEKPSEAKEEEDVSIMAEEKIELLCQDQLLVPNMDLRTVKHFIWKSGGDLTLHYRQKST; encoded by the exons AAACATGCTCTGGTGGAATGTGCAACAACGGTGCTCAGAAAGGGGGTTTTGTACACCTCGACGGGGTTCTACTGTGTTGGAGCTGGCAACCGTTCAAACATGACGTCAAGCTGTCAACATGCAAGATGGCGACACATCACAGACAGAATTCTGCTGGGCGGAGAAAAGTCCAG AGATCTTCCGACGTCAGAAGGGATGCCGCCTCACGCCCCCTTAATCTGAAAAGGAACTGCTGTCTGGCCAGTCAGCGTCAGAGGATTGTGTTTTGCTTGTCTGTCAAGAGTGCAGTTCTACAATCATTAGCCTTGAAG GTGTCATATGTAATCAGGGATGAGGTGGAGAAGTATAACCGCAATGGGGTGAATGCTCTGCAGCTAGACCCCACCCTCAACCGCCTCTTCACTGCCGGCAGGGACTCAATAATCAGGATATGGAGTGTCAACCAGCACAAG GACCCGTACATTGCCTCCATGGAGCACCACACAGACTGGGTCAACGACATTGTCCTCTGCTGCAATGGAAAGACAT taatATCTGCCTCCTCTGACACCACAGTCAAGGTGTGGAATGCCCATAAGGGCTTCTGCATGtccacactgagaacacacaag gactaTGTGAAAGCCCTAGCTTATGCCAGAGATAAGGAGCTGGTGGCTTCGGCAGGGCTGGACAGACAGATCTTCCTGTGGGATGTCAACACTTTGACCGCCCTCACAGCCTCCAACAACACTGTAACTA CATCCTCTCTGAGTGGCAACAAGGACTCCATCTACAGTTTGTCCATGAACCAGATGGGCACTGTCATCGTGTCGGGTTCCACTGAGAAG GTCCTGAGAGTGTGGGACCCCAGGACGTGTGCCAAGTTGGTGAAGCTGAAGGGACACACAGACAACGTGAAGTCTTTGGTGCTCAGTAGAGACGGGATGCAG TGTCTATCCGGCAGCTCCGACGGGACCATCCGTCTGTGGTCGCTAGGGCAACAGCGATGCATTGCCACCTACCGCGTTCACGATGAGGGTGTGTGGGTTCTGCAGGCCAACGAGGCCTTTACCCACGTGTACTCTGGGGGGCGAGACAGGAAGGTGTACTGCACAGACCTGCGAAGCCCCGACATCCGCCTGCTGATCTGTGAGGAGAAGGCCCCTGTTCTCAAG ATGGAGCTGGACAGGTCAGCTGACCCCCCCAGTAGCATCTGGGTCTCCACCACCAAGTCCACCGTCAACAAATGG TCTCTGAAGGGCATCCACAACTTCCGGGCGTCGGGAGATTATGACAACGACTGTAGCACTCCCCTAACTCCCCTTTGTACTCAGCCTGAAATGGTCATAAAAG GTGGAGCTAGCATCATTCAGTGCCACATCCTCAATGACAAGAGGCACATCTTGACCAAAGACACCAACAACAACGTGGCCTATTGGGATGTTCTCAAG GCCTGTAAGCTGGAGGATCTGGGGAAGATGGAGTTTGATGAGGAAATCAAGCGGAAGTTTAAAATGGTCTATGTTCCTAACTGGTTCTCTGTGGACCTGAAGACAGGG aTGCTGACCATCACACTGGATGAGAGCGACTGCTTTGCTGCCTGGGTGTCAGCCAGGGACGCAGGGTTCTCCAGCCCCGATGCGTCAGACCCCAAGT TAAACCTGGGAGGCCTCCTGCTCCAGGCCCTGCTGGAGTACtggccacgcacacacatgaaccCCCTGGACGAGGATGCGGACATGAACCaca tgaaTGGGGAACACGAAAGCAGGATACAGAGGGGAAACGGCCACTTTCAGGTTCCTCCTCACACTCCCGTCATCTTTGGAGAAGCAGGAGGAAGGACTCTGTTcag gCTGTTGTGTCGAGACTCGGGGGGTGAGACAGAGTCGATGCTGCTCAACGAGACAGTGCCTCAGTGGGTCATCGACATCACTGTGGAC aaaAACATGCCCAAGTTCAACAAGATCCCCTTCTATCTCCAACCTCACTTCTCATCTGGAGCCAAAACCCTGAAGAA GGATCGGTTGTCAGCCAGCGACATGCTGCAGGTGAGGAAGGTGATAGAGCATGTATATGAGAAGATCATCAACCTGGACAGTGAATCGCAGACGGGCACCTTGGCCAGTGAGAAGCCCAGCGAGgccaaggaggaagaggatgtgtCCATAATGGCAGAGGAAAAGATTGAGCTGCTCTGTCAGGACCAG CTGCTGGTTCCGAATATGGACCTGAGAACCGTGAAGCACTTCATCTGGAAGAGTGGAGGAGACCTCACTCTTCACTACAGACAGAAGTCTACATGA